From the Juglans microcarpa x Juglans regia isolate MS1-56 chromosome 7D, Jm3101_v1.0, whole genome shotgun sequence genome, the window ATTTTAGAGATTAAAGTACTCATCGACACACTTTTAAAAGTAATAGTTTTCATTCCATCTCTAATCATTCTTGCATGGactaggtttttctttttcagtaaaGAATAAATTCAGAAAGTCAGTGTTTTGAATCTTCTCATATGAAGAACTAATACTCGTAAATTAAACAATTTTCACACTTACTTGTCTAGAACGCAGACCACAGTATTTGCCACGTCCCCAAAGCTTTCCAAGACCAACTTCACGAACCCATCTTCATCTCCCTCAGAAAACGGAACCTGCACAACATCCTTATTCAGAATCTTCAAATTTGGGGACTTCAAGTACTTCAAACTCTTCCTGCCCCTGATATCCAACAGTCGCGCATTGGGATCGTCCCGGAGTTTCTTAAACGCATCAATGGCAGAGATGAACTTGAATTTTCTCAAGTACTCTTCGGTAAGGGGTATAACAACCAGCCAAATGAACGTACAGCCAGCAACGAAAAATGGGTTCCTGTTGAAAAAGTCGTCAATTGCAACTAAGACCGACTCCAGGTTAATTTTGTCCGAGACTTGGTCTGCAGAGGAGACAACGACTTCAGAAGCAAAGCAAGGAAGAGAAGTGAGGAGGTTGAATAGAGTGAAGGAGAGTTGGGTTTTCGCTATATTTTGAAACAAGGGAGAGGTTTGGAGAAGCAAAGGGTGGCCCTGGAATGGGAATTGAAAGGTGGAGGGGAATTGGGTTTGATTTTGACAAGAAAGGGTGGGAATGGAGTTTGGGAGAGAAGAGATGGACGGTTTCTGGGTTTTGAGGTGGCTTTGGAGGACGGGCGGATAAGAGGAGAGGACCAAGGAAAGAGACTCCATGATAacctttgagagagagagagagagagagagagagagagaggacaggAAGGGAATGCTGGCAGTTATGTACTTTGCTTGTTTCAGTTCGGGTTgagccaattaattaatttatttattttttcaaatttgatatttttttttttatatttagaataatgttagagagaagtcattgtagcagtatacactttgcactcactatATAGTTACTTTTaattctctacttttttattttagatttaggagatatgtggtctagatgatgccacatcattgTGCAAAATAGTTGCTCCCAGCAGTagtttttatctatatttattaatgtaaaatatttgataaagaaCTGCATTTCTCGAAATGAGGTAGCTCCCATACTGTAGGGATCTTCGTCAAATGcaaaaaattcaattacaaCGTTGGCTCGTCGGGGAAAGTGATCACTAAGGATAGATAATGATCTTAGAGGTCCGAAATTAACTCTAGATGCATGATGCATCATCTATTGACGCAAAAGGTAGCATTCTAGTAAGGGGTAAGCTTTGTATGCACCTATAAAAGTTTATCCGTAAAAGAATGAATGACCACTAATTACCTGTACAACAAAGATGTACACATCATACTAATAGCCGAGTCCTGCTTTCTCTATCATTCTGCACATGCAAATTTCTTTTGGAAACCATCGACGAAATCCTCCATGAATGCCCTGTAAGTCTCCATTCCTGGAATGCGCTTAGCAAATTCTAGACCAACTTTCATCCATTTCTTAGCCGTTTCATTCTGCCCCAACCGCACTGGTATTGCTGCCCGATTCCATGCAGTCATGGCAAGCCATTTTCCCTCTTCAGTTGGATATTCTCCTTCCTTCAACCCCACCATTATTTGGTAAGCTTGCTTGTAGACGCCATATACAGCATCATCTGTGCCACCCTTCTGAATACATGCTACTGCAATAAGCTTCCTCAATACAACAGCAATGTTCTGGTAATCTGGTGAGAGGGAGGACAGGAAGGATGAGAGGCACTCATTTAGAGCAAAGGTAGCTACTTCGGGATTGGATCGGGGACCCTGCGAGGCACTAAGGCCTATCTGAAGAAGGTGCTTCGGATTGCAAGCTTTTGAGCTGGCATAACTCTTCACAAGGAGTTGCTGTGCTGCTAAATCATTCAGCCTGCCTTGCATATCATAGGCACTGAAGGTGTATATGAAGAACAGATCAGGTTCAAGGGTAATAATTTGATCATCATTTAATCGAGGGCCAGTTGAGATTGACTTCAGTATCTGCATCCATGAAAGAATGCCATTATAAGGGAGTTGGGAGATACCAATAAGAAGGGGACATTGAAGCATAAAGAGTTGGCCTTTTATCATTCTTAGTGGGAATATACGTATCAAACTATTACAAGGAACTAGGAAGGTATATCAACCATTGAGTGTGAAAATTTGAGGCATCAAGTGCTTTATGaatcaaacaaaaaactaaTAGTCCATACCTTCCCAGCTCTATCTAGCAGTTCCACCGCTTGCTTCACTTCACTGTCTGATAATGTAGCCTTTCTTTGACTCTCTGAAGCGATCATGGCAGATATGGTCAGTACTAATGATTTGCAAACCATAACATTATTTTCTTCCACTTGCACATCAACGAGGAGACGGTAAAACTCTGAAGCCAATCTCAAAAATTCAGCACATAATTCATAGTTGTTCTCCTTCCCAGTTTTAGTCCCAAAATTCCATGAAGTCACAGCAAACCAATTCCGTTCCCGTCTTCCAACCTCCCCTACTCCAAAGAAGACATCAGGGCCAAGTTCAGTTGCCCGGTTATGAGCACATTTTACAAATTTCAGAACTTCCATCTCGTTGCCTGGCTCTTGAGAGAGGATTGTGACAATAGTCCGCAGAACTACAACCTCTGCTGTTGGCATGGATTTTCCATGGGCATAGAAGTCTAGGAGACTCAATAGAGCTGCCACAGCAACAGGAAGCACACGGCAAGCAACAGCTTCATGAGCTGATAGGGAAAGAAAGTCGGTAGTAAAATCAACGCAGGTTGTCATGGCTTGGATTTGAGTGATAGCGCCATCTTGGTCTTTCTTTTGCAGGTAAATCTTGAACTGCATCAAAGAGAAATGTCGAGGTGGCAAAATAATCAATTGGATAATCTAAGGGAGATATGAAAAAGGTGTATTTGTCACCAACCTTAGATCTCTGCCTAACAGGGGCAATACTTTTCAGGTCCAATCAAAGTTGCATGTGCATCTCTGCTCATAGATGCATGCAAGCACGTGTGCGTGTGTGCCAGTATGCGTGTGTTTGAGACAGTGAAAGAGCAAGagcgagaaagagagggagggagtAAACACCTTAAGGAACGCGCAGGCTATGTTGGGCTCCAGCTGCGTAAATAGAAAAGGTATTGGAAGGTTGAAATATTACTCATTCAAATAGTTCTAAGTATTGGAAGTTTTTATCATCTTGGAGACCAGAATCGCAACTCgcagttttaacttttaattagtATACCTTTTCAGCCTCATTAATATATTCTTCAGCTTGATCAAGCTGACAAAGACCAAGGTGGCAGAGACACAAAACTCTAAAGCCCTTGGCTCGAAGAATTTTACTCTCTGTGTCGTATGTAACATAAAGCATTGATTTTTCAAACATCTCTGCACTTGTCCCATAATCTTTTGATCGAAAGAAGTCAGCAGCACTGCAAAAGCAAGAAAATGGTTGAAATAAAATGGAATTGAATTGAAGAGTCCTTTCAGTCAATAACATCTCTGCATACATTAAGTAGTGCCTCGATCAGGCAAGTTCCTTTCCAATTATTATGAGGTAGGAGCAATTGATAAACCTTGCATGTCCAAGTCGTGTGTCAAAAGTCTCATCGCGAcatgatccttttttttttcttttactaaaatGCTCAGATGGAGAAACAACATGGCTTGAACTGAAGGCcttcacacacacatacatacacatagaTAGAAGACAAGTGAAACTATCCAATGAAAATGCACTTCAAGAAATGACGATGACAATAAATCATTTAAGGCTGTCTAAGCAGTGAGTTTGAACTTTGGATCAGGGTTAAACATTGTTTTATATGGTGAAGGAGACGAGAAATCAGAAGTCAAGAAGATCTGCACAGTAAAACGAGATGTATGATAACCATTTTCGTAAGTGGGGGAAACAGGAAGTTTCTAGTTCATAGCACCCCCAACCTCAACAGTGAACTACGAAACAACTGATACCAACCCCTTGCCCACATCAGTATTTGAAAGCAAAGGATCACATTCTTCTAAAGAGAtcctacaaactgatatgacttattataatatattagatctattttacaataaaataatattacaatctaacgtaaTACATCAAATCaggtcaatttataaatttactttcatAATATCTCTTTGTAGGCCTGTGGCTAAAGTATAAATAGTCAATATTGCTAGTGAAAGATGCCAACTGATATGAAGGGACATTGTAAGGCCTTGGTAGTTGGTAATTGGTACTCGAAAAagcttaataaaaataatcatacatgtataacctttttttttatataatcatattttaagttgaatatatttctataaaacgatattatttgattaattattttacaaaaatactcctaaTTTAAAAGAGAATTAAGGATTGTGAAAAATGTTATGTGTATCTTTTTCTAGCTAAAAATGATATAAACACAATTATTGCACAATTTCGTACaactctaataaaatatttttttatttaaaacatcaaaataaaaccaaaaaatcagataaatctaaaaaatgagattttattaaataattgcataacattgtataataattttttttatatcatttttgttaaCAAAATACGTCGAAAACAACGCAAATTTTTTACCGCGAAAAATTGAAACAGTGTTTGGCACAACCGCTGGACCGACGCACCATGCAATTTggttaaacaataaaatatattgggtACGTACATTTCTAGACTTACCAATTCCAAAGAACAGCGTGCATTGCCATCCTCTCCTTCGCCGCAGTGTCGCCAGCAAATAGCGCAACCACTCTCTCATCCGAGACCAGCTCTGCCACCACTTTAGCCCTCACATTGGAACTAGTCCCAACCTCGCGGTCAGGGCCACCACAGCCATCCCCGACCACCCTGTGGGCCATCCTCACGGCCGCTCCTGCGCTGACATGGCACCGCCCCAACAACCCCAAGAACACCTTCTTGGTCGTCTCTGCCCCCGCCGTCCCTACCGCCTGAAAGTATGCTTCCACCGCCGACACCCAAACGCCCTCGGGAACGTCCTGATTGACCACCATGCCCTTCAACTCCTTCTCCGCCTCACCGTATCTCCCCAGTCCTAACCAGGCCTTCACTGCCAACACCGGGAGACTCGGATGGTTATTGTCCCCTCTCTTATCTCCCTCTCTCAGAACCCTCACGCACTTGATCACGCTCTCGTAATCTCCCTTCTGTAAATGGACAGCGGAGATGAACCGCAGTGTCTTCGACCT encodes:
- the LOC121239307 gene encoding TPR repeat-containing protein ZIP4, producing the protein MRISEMPSPSPPPPATSKDSQSHSYSLLLSQIESSIRQLEHLSPDAETEIDKSLLPSISSDLRQSLVQLSQFHSINNNSLKLHIWKLSFRLWNACVDLSNASSFLLLRSSHSAHHLAHLRHVSADLLSLAGDVSGVPSPSIKSASFYYKTGLIWHDLRKFDLASTCFVRATDLVSNLVPDAISGAGERKLLLDLNIARSRTAWDVSDRNLALALLNRSKSLLFGSSEHYQALASQYLTFGKSLLSKNETSSQASSEALKFMNEALDLCEKGLGLGFGAVDLSELRSKTLRFISAVHLQKGDYESVIKCVRVLREGDKRGDNNHPSLPVLAVKAWLGLGRYGEAEKELKGMVVNQDVPEGVWVSAVEAYFQAVGTAGAETTKKVFLGLLGRCHVSAGAAVRMAHRVVGDGCGGPDREVGTSSNVRAKVVAELVSDERVVALFAGDTAAKERMAMHAVLWNCAADFFRSKDYGTSAEMFEKSMLYVTYDTESKILRAKGFRVLCLCHLGLCQLDQAEEYINEAEKLEPNIACAFLKFKIYLQKKDQDGAITQIQAMTTCVDFTTDFLSLSAHEAVACRVLPVAVAALLSLLDFYAHGKSMPTAEVVVLRTIVTILSQEPGNEMEVLKFVKCAHNRATELGPDVFFGVGEVGRRERNWFAVTSWNFGTKTGKENNYELCAEFLRLASEFYRLLVDVQVEENNVMVCKSLVLTISAMIASESQRKATLSDSEVKQAVELLDRAGKILKSISTGPRLNDDQIITLEPDLFFIYTFSAYDMQGRLNDLAAQQLLVKSYASSKACNPKHLLQIGLSASQGPRSNPEVATFALNECLSSFLSSLSPDYQNIAVVLRKLIAVACIQKGGTDDAVYGVYKQAYQIMVGLKEGEYPTEEGKWLAMTAWNRAAIPVRLGQNETAKKWMKVGLEFAKRIPGMETYRAFMEDFVDGFQKKFACAE
- the LOC121239309 gene encoding rhodanese-like domain-containing protein 4A, chloroplastic, with product MESLSLVLSSYPPVLQSHLKTQKPSISSLPNSIPTLSCQNQTQFPSTFQFPFQGHPLLLQTSPLFQNIAKTQLSFTLFNLLTSLPCFASEVVVSSADQVSDKINLESVLVAIDDFFNRNPFFVAGCTFIWLVVIPLTEEYLRKFKFISAIDAFKKLRDDPNARLLDIRGRKSLKYLKSPNLKILNKDVVQVPFSEGDEDGFVKLVLESFGDVANTVVCVLDNFDGNSMKVAELLFKNGFKEAYAIRGGVRGEKGWLVIQDSLLPPSVHMYPKKKVRTSQQPGTNGGVLQKTDDRNNATSPDNTAIEEKWKTDGHLNKSTESIPDMRSGS